Genomic window (Oscillospiraceae bacterium):
TGTGGAAAACTACAAAACGGTTCTTATGGATGAATCTCTTGCAAAGAAGTTCCACGGCAATGCTCTTCTCGGACTTACCGATATCTGGTATGCATATCCTACGCATGATAATACCTCCGAAGCAGCTTACAAGCTCACAATGGAATATTACACAATGAACACAACAAACCCCGACATTCCTTCATGGAACGGTCTTACAGGCATCAAAATGAAGGGTTCGCAGGCAAAATATGATGAATGGAGAGCAAGTGCCGACTACTTTGATGAAAGAGAAGTTGTTAATGCAATGCTTGCTATCGTTGCTGACGCAGAGGCTTCAAAGAATGTAAAGTCAAGTGCCATCGATAACATAGCTTCCTGGGGTACACTTGAGGATGCACAGGCTGCAAAGGCAACAGTTGAAGCATTCCCCGACGACAATAAGGACAAAGCAAGCCTTATCACCAAGTGCGACAGCGCAATCACCAAGCTTTCCAAGTAAATGAAAAAAGCGATGAAGATAATAGTTATAGTCGCCGCAGCTGCCGTAGGTGTTGCAGCGTTATTCGGAGCACTGACTTCCTCAGGCGGTGAAAAATACAGAATGGAATACGACAGTAAGGATCTGTACCGCGGAGCAAAGGACAGCTACAAGGCAGGGCAAAAGGTAACGCTCCACTTTCCGTACGTTGCAACCGACACAAGCTATAGATTTTACCTCAGCGGAAAGGCAATAGATGCGACCTATTCCGATTTCGGCGGATATAAGTTAGAGTTTGTTATGCCTCCGTATGATGCGAAGCTTGAATGTGTGACAAAAAATGACATGGTGTACACTCCTCCTGAAGAAGGCATAAAAGAAACACTTCTTTATGAGTATTACCGTGCAACTTCAGCCGTTGCTGACGGTCACCCCGAAACGTATACCATAGCTCTCTACTATATATCCGAAACAGACGCCGAGGGCAATCAGGAGGACAGAACAGAGCTTCGTGTAACAGAGGTAAAATCCGACGGAACAAAAACAGAAAATGTCTATGATGCAAGGCTCTACGGCTCATATGAGTGTGACCTTATTGCCGACGAATATCATATGCACGGCTGGAACACTATGAGAAATACAATCTCCGAGGATGGCTTGCTCGTTGCAGTAAAATTCAAAACCGGCACAGGATATATCAGAGTATCCAATGAGTGTATGCCCGAAAACGGCAGGGAAGGCATGGGAAAGATCCGTAAGATTCTCGAAGGTTATATGACAGAATAATTACATATCCAAACAAAAAAGTCCTCGGATTGCTCCGGGGACTTTTGTTATATACATTCAATTTTCCGATACTTCGGTTTCGTTTGAGAGATTGGCATAGTAAAGAAGCTGTTTTCTTGATGAAACACCGAGCTTCTGATAAATATTCTTGTTGTGGAATTTAAGGGTGTTTTCCTTTATGCCTACAGCTTCTGCCGTTTCCGCAGTGCTTTTTCCCGAAACGTAGAGGTCGAATATTTTTCTCTCGGTTACCGTAAGAAGCGAAATACCGTCGCAGAAACGCTTATACTCGTCTATCGGCTCTTCGGTTGTTTCTTCTGTTTCTGTATTTGCGGTCGTAGTTTCCGCTGCTTCTGTTTCTTTTACAGCTTGAGGAACAGGTATCTGTTTCGTTTTGAGCGAAGCCTCCGATTCTGTATTCGCCGTATGCTCCTGTACCTGAAGCATTATGTACAGCATAAGTAAAAACAGCTCGGTTATTATATAAGTGATGGAAAGAAACTCAAATTCAATGTCAATGATCTGTTCGATTCCCCATACGGCGATGTTGCCGAGTGTAACAGACGCAAGAAGCGTTGCATGGGAAGCCGAGGTTATTCTTCTCTTGATCATTGCATATATGATAATTCCTATCATTATTGCAAAATACAAAAGCAGATACAGCGCATAGACTCTGTGAAGCGGACCGTATTCCTTGACAAGCGTTGTAAGACCGTCGGTTATGTCTATTGTTACCGATTTGTAATAGCAATTAAGGTAGCCCGGTGTTGCCGCAATAAGAAAGACGATGCAGGTTATGGGTAAAAGGGTTGCCGTTGCAATCTTTCTATATCCTGTCTTGCACACGTTCATTATTGTCATAAGCATACATAGCGGCAGAAATGCCGAACCGAGGTATGCTATTCTGTTGGCAAGAAGAGCTTCGCCGAGCGTTTTTGAAATAGACAGACATAAATATCCGCCGTTTATTATGAATACCGAAAAATACAGAAGTAACATCCATATTTCCTTTTTCTTCATTGCACAGCAGTATCCTATCGCAATAATAAGCGACAATACGGTGGTTGCCGCATAAATGATTGATATACTTGACATTGTTTCACCTTTAGTTTTCTCCGTTAAGTACCCATTTTTCGTCATAGCCGAATTCAAGGGCAATAAGCTTTGCCAGGACAGGAGATATTTTTTTGTTGGCATTCTCACGGGAACGCCCATTTGTCGTGAGAATATATATATAGTTTTCGGTAACACCGAGACGGGCTGCAAATTCACGCTTTGTGATTTTTTGTTCGCTTATTATTTTGTTCAGTCGGTCGGCAAGTGTCATTATATTTTACCTCCGTTATCCTGAGTATAAAGTGCGGCGTACCTTAACATTTGCTTTCTTGAGGAAACACCAAGCTTTTCGTAAATGTTGCCATTGTGAAATTTAAGTGTACTTTCCTTAATGCCCGTTATTTCAATAATTTCTTTAGCTGTTTTCCCTGCAAGATACATTTCAAAAATATTACGTTCAGATTTGGTCAGTGTCTTAATGCCTATGGCAAAATTTTCGTAATCCTCGGGATTTATCTCGTTTTTGCGAGAATATGACAATTTTTCAATTTCGCCCTGTACCCTTGCAAGCTCGGTTTCGGCTTTTTCCTTTTCCTCCGAAAGCTCCTCGTAGGCGATTTCGTATTCCTTGTCCTTATCCGAAAGAAAACCAAAAAGGTCGCTGATTTCCAAAAATCTTGAATCGGATTGGGAATGTTCAAACCTTCTTATTTGTTCAAGGCCTTCCATTATCGGCTTCATAAAACGTTTGCTTAAGATACGGCATAGCGATATGGCGAAAGAGGAAAGAAGTATTAAGAATACAACAATCTGTACAGCATTTGTGGAGACAGCCTTGTCAAAATCCTTTTTCGGCATCATGACAAGAAGCACATTTTTGCCCTCTGTGTCATACTCGGGTGAGCCTGCAAGCCCTATATATATTTCGTTTTCTGTTTCGAACACCAAAAGTCCGTCATCAGCCTTACTGATTTTTATATTACCTGCAGGAGGAAGAAAATATCCGTCCTCGGTTCCGCAAATCATCGCATTGTCGGCACTGATGTTGTCTCTTGATGTCAGCCACAGACACATTAGATGCTCAAGAATTGTAGACTGTGCGTGCTTCATTTTGAAGGCGTGCTCGCTTATCTCAAAGCCGCATACTCCAACAACATTACCGCCGGTTCCGAGAATCGGTACCGTCAGCAAAGTCGCATTTTCGCTTGTTCCGGGAATAGTTACAATATCTGTGAAATTGTATGCTGCTTCAAGGGGAACATCCGGAGCAATTTTAAGTATCTCTTCGTAATCAGGAAACAACCTCGTATCAAATTCAAGCTGCCATTTTCTGTGAGGCATAACCGATGCTTCTTTTCCTATAGCGGCATCACCTCTGAAAAGAAGAAGTGTTTCGTCGGATAAGTTCTGTGAGCCTCGCTGAACATAAAGACCGGATCTTGAATGTCCATCCTTGTTTGAATTGCTGTTTACGGTAGTATCCAGCATAATGAAAATGCCCGAGCTTTCCGATTTGAGAATTTCATCTTTTAAAAGATCAAGAAGCAATCTTTGTATATCTGCAATATGCTCGGGAGAGTCATCAAGATCTTCGAAATCCAGTCCATTTGTTCTCAGATAGTGTGACAGTATTCTTGAGGCTTCTGATGAAAGGTTTGCAGCTCTCATTGCAAGCTCCTCGTGATGTGAGGTGATTTCCTTTTCAAAAACCTCCATCTGAAGCTTTAAAGTATTTGCAAAAGTATCAGAGGGCTTTGCAAAGGTTCCGAGCATAATCATTCCAAAGGCGATTACAACGAGTATTACGACAGTCAGAATCATCATATATACGAACAGACTGTCTCTCATTTTCAGCTTCCCTTTGGAAAGAAACCTGGAAAAACGCATATTCTCCTCCGTTTAATCTACCGAATTTAATTTACCGAAGTAAACATTTTCCATATCGCTTCGGCAAGGGCTTCGGAATTTTCATATAAATCGGGATTACGCTGTCCGATACGGACATCACCGTAAAAATCATACACCTTAGTGTAATAATCGGGGAAATTGGGCTCGGTTACCGCAGTGCAATTCTCTGCTGTATGTCCGAGTGCTTCATAAAGACTTTTGTATCCCTCATCCTTGAATTCGTAAGCTTTAATCTTATTAAAGGCGTCCTTTTTTATCGGCATATATCCTGTTTCCGAAACGAAAGCGAGATTTCTGTCGCTCTCTGTGAGCCATTTCACAAAAACTGATGCAGCTTCAGCCTTTTGAGTGGTGGTTTTGCAGCAAGCAAGTCCTACACCTGCCTGGGTAACAAGATTCTTGCCGTTTCCTGCCTGCGGAAGAGGAAGTACCTTAAGATTCATAGGCTCGTTTGTATTGTCGGGGTATGTGATTGTATCATTATAGTAAAGAATTGAAGCGCTTGAGCCGATACCGCAGGCAACCTCGCCCGTCATGACCTGGGTGTTTGAATAAAGATCGGATACCATAATGTGTCCCTTGGATATGGATGAAGCAAACTTCATAAAGCAGTCCTTAAAGGTTTCATTTGAGTAGTCGTACCAGCCGTCCTTATAAAAATCGTCAGCGCCTTGCGACATTGCGTAAAGCTCGATACAGCGCAAAGGATAGTCTACCGCACAAAAAGCCTTGCCGCCCGACCATTCATGATATTTTTCCGCCGCTTCAAAGAAGCCGTCCCATGTGGAAAGAGTTTCGTATGTAACACCGGTGTCAGCAGAAAAACGCCCGAATACACCGTCTGCCATAAAGAGAAGATGTGTGGATTTTGATACCGGGAATACCGCAAGGCTGTCGTCAACCATTCCGTCCGCCAGAAACTCCGGTACGATCTGTGAAAGCTCTTCCTGCGTGAACCGCTCGTTCCAGTTTACAAGGTTATCCTTGCCGAGAGCCTCTGCGTTGTTATTGTGACAGAAGAACAAATCGGGCATTTCCGGAGCACCGGGATGACCGGTCTGTGCATCAAGTAATTCCGGTCCTACTTCGGATGCGTTTGTCATAGAAGTAACATTTATGATTATTCCTTTTTCGCGACCTACTGTCTGATTGAACTCATTTACAAGCAGGTTCATTGGTGAGCTTGCCTGCTCGCCGTATACATGCCACAAGGTAAGAGTTACAGGATCATTAGGTGACAGCTCTGACTTTTCACCGCAACCTGTTATGCATCCGAGCATTGTCAAAGAAAGCATTAAAACTGCAAGTATTTTCTTCATTTTTCCTCCTTCGGGCAGTGTAGCCACCCATTTCCCATACTTTTTCCCATACCTTTTTTCAAAAAAACAAAATTATTTTTATATTTTCCTAAACTTTCTGGTGTTTAGTCGGGGGACAAATCCGAGAAAATATATATAATTACAATTGAAAGAATGCATAAGGGAGGGAACACATCTTGATTTCAGATAGTAAGAGCCGAGAGGGGCTTGCATGATATGTAATATCATACAAAGGAATATCACTTTGGCGCTTCTGCTATTTCTTAGTATTATATCACATTATTTTGATTTAGTCAAGACAAGCGCTACGCAAACATTTGTAAAACTTTTTTGTGAAAAAGATAAAATAAACGAAAAGGAGATTTCATTATGAAAAAAACAAGCAAAATACTTGCGGTTATTATCGCAGTAATTTCAATCACCTGCCTTATGGCGATATCGGCAAGTGCGGCGATTAGCTGTTCATCCTATTATGTTTTTATGAATGAAACCGAAAACTATAAGGTCGGACAGATTGCCAATATTCCGGCATCGCGTTACACGGCAGATCTTGCATCAAGCGATTATGGCGTACAGAATACTTACACATATTCTTTTAGCGATTCGTCAATGGTTAAAGTAAGTGGTGAAAAGGTTACCTTTGTAAAAGAAGGCACGCTGACTCTTACTATCAAGCACAACCAAAAGTTTGAAAGAACCGGCAAAACTTCATCACATACCGATACAATAAAAATAAATGTATCAACGGAGCCTATTCAGACAACCAACATCAAGCTTGATTCCGGTGCGTTCTCAGGCGGCAAGGAATTTCCTGCATTTACAGTTGTAAATGTTGAAAACTGCTATGTTGAGGAAGCAACCTTCTACAAGGAAATGGCTGACTACTACGTTGGCGACAAGCTTCCCAGCTATCGTGCAGGAACAACTATTGATTTAGTCCGTATCACGCTTAAGCCAAAGGAAGGATATTTCTTCGGTTGGGGCGGTACAAACGACGGCAAGAGCTATGAAAGCAATGTTTACACGATTGAGTATAAGGGCAAAAAGTATAAACCCTATGTAGTACACGATCAATCAAAGAGTGAAATGGAAGTATATGTCTCGGTTACCTTCGAAGAAGGTGAAATCTACGCAACAACCTTCAAGGACCTTGACGCACCTTATCACTGCGGTCCGCTCGACAAGACCGTTACGACAAATAGCGATGTTGAGCTCGTAAGCGTAAAATATACAATGTTCAACAAAGAGCTTACAGAGTTTAAAAAAGGTGACACGGTTGGAATTACCGTAAGAGTAAAGTCTAAGGATCCGAAAAACACCTTTAATGCAAACGGCTACGCATACTGGATGGAACAGAAGATGAACAGCGTAAACACAAAGCTCATCAGTTCCACAGAAGCGGAATACACCTTCACATACAAGGTTGACGCGATTGACAGTCAAACAATCAAATGGGCTGATTTCACAATGCCCGGCGTATTTGCAGGCGAACCTCTTCCGACAAACGCGTTTTCCGCAACAGACGGTATCGTAGTAAAATCAGTTACATGGACACCGAATGATGCAAAAGCCGATGCAAACAAGGAATATACAGTAAAAATTGAGTTTGGCAAGAAAGATGAATTCGTATATGCCGATGATTTTGCAGAACAGGGCGTTGTAAGCATAAACGGAGAAAGAGCAAAATTTGTGAATGAAACATCATCTGGCGGCGGCGTAAAAGGAAAGTTTGAAACAAAAAAGTATTATGCAGAAGCAACTTTCAAGCCTACGGTTGTGGTAAACGCAGGAACAACAGGCACGACAACCGAAACCGTAACCGGAACTGTAAACGGTACGTATGTATCCGGAACAGTCGTATCCGGTACAACAACCCCCGAATTCAGAATCGACATAACTTACAATAACAAAGAGGTCACAGCCGAAAAGGGCGAAAAGGTGATCCTTGACTTCACACACAATATGGATCTTATGCTTTGCAGCAACATCAATTATCAGTGGTACAAGGCAGAGGGACCCGTTTACGGCACAGGCGAAATGGTTGAGGGCGGTCACGAGAAGCAGCTTGAAGCTCACACCTACGAGGTGGGCACAGATTACTATTACTGCATTATGACCTGCAAATTTGATGATTCAGAGTACACCTCCGATTTCTCGGAGTCTCCCATTGTAAAGGTAACCGTAACCGAAAGTACGGCAAAGGACTTCAAGGTATTTCCCGTGGGCGAAACGGAAATTGTAACAAAGGACGGCGACTTCACTCTCAAGCTCGGCGTTGAAGGACAGGGTAAGCAGGATGTAACTTATGTATGGCGTCCCTGCAACGAAGACGGAAGCTTTGATGCAGAGGATTACAAATATTACGTGATAGGCGAAACCGATACTCTTAACTATTACATAAATGTCAACGAGGTAAACGTTCCCCACTACTTCCTCGGTGCGGCAAGCATCTACGGCGGCGACGGCAGCGTAATATTCAAGGTTACCTACGTTCCCGAATATGAAGAAGACGATGAAGAATATCCCGAAGAAAAGTTTAACCTTGTTGCAGACGGCAAACAGGAAATCATAATTTACTCATGGGAAGAAAAGGTTACGCTTAAGGCAAAGGTAACAGGAACAGAGAAGCTCGCAGACTTCCAGTGGTTCAGATGCGACAAGGAAGGAAAAACAATCGGAGCACCGTTAAGCATGGGTGATAGCGTCACAGTAGGTCCTATCCCCAAGGAAGATATGATGACACCCTATTATTACAGATGTACTGCAATGATAGGTAATACGGCAAAGTCTATTATCTTTGAAGTGCTCCTTGCTCCCAAAGGTGTTGAAGAAGAATATGTATTCCCGTTCACAGATGTAAAGGAGACAGATTGGTTCTACGATGCAGTTGCAGGTGCAAACCAGATGGGACTTATTAACGGTAAGTCTGCTACAATATATGCACCCGAGGATAATATGACATACGCCGAAGCAGTAAAGCTTGCAGTGTGTATGAACATTCTTTACAACGGAGGAAATCCTGCAGAAGATATAAAGAACGGTACAGATGTATGGTTCAGCACATATATGACGTATGCACTCGACAACGGCATCATCGATGAGGACCTTACACCTAAGGCAGACGAAAATATAACGAGAAAAGAATACGCTTATATTTTCTCAAAGGCACTTCCCGCAGAAGCGTTTGCGGAAAAGAACGAGATTCCTTCAGGCTCTATCCCCGATGTAAAAGAAGAAAAGCTTGCGCAGGATAAGGCAATTTACACCTTTTACAGAGCAGGTATCCTTGCAGGCGTTGATGTAAAAGGAACGTTCAAGCCTTCCGACAACATTAAGAGAAGCGAGGTTGCCGCAATTCTTATTCGTATGATGGATCCAAGTGCAAGAGTTTCAGCTCCCAAGGAGCTTGGCAAATAAATCTGTTTAAGGAGGAAAAATTTATGTCAATTTTTGATAAGCTGTTTAACAAGGCTGCAAATGCCGCAACAGGTGCTGTAAAAAGTGCCGTAAGTAACGCAGGAAACAAAAAGGAAGAGTTTACATTTGCAAAGCTCCCCGAAAGTCTTGACGAGCTTAAGGCTCTTCCGGAGGCAAAGCTTGATGATCCTTACAAGACAGCCGCGCTAACAGTAGTTGCACTTTGCGTATACGCGGCAGACAAGAACATCGGTATCGAGATGCTCAACTTCCTTAAAGGTCCGAGACCTCTTTCCAATTACGAAATCTCGTTCATTGACGACAGACTTCGTGACAAAAAGACCTACGTTCCTTTCTCTTATTTCAAAGGTGCAACACCGGAAAATGACTATACACCCGATGAGCCCTATTCTATTACTGTAGAAAGCAATCCCTACTCGGATGCAAATCAGGGTTACAAGAAGCTGATAATCAAAAGCAGTGGTGCTGATACACCCAGAGAAGTACAGCTCAGAATGAAGGGCGACGGTCAGTGGCTTTTGTGGGAGCAGTTCTTGCT
Coding sequences:
- a CDS encoding extracellular solute-binding protein; amino-acid sequence: MKKILAVLMLSLTMLGCITGCGEKSELSPNDPVTLTLWHVYGEQASSPMNLLVNEFNQTVGREKGIIINVTSMTNASEVGPELLDAQTGHPGAPEMPDLFFCHNNNAEALGKDNLVNWNERFTQEELSQIVPEFLADGMVDDSLAVFPVSKSTHLLFMADGVFGRFSADTGVTYETLSTWDGFFEAAEKYHEWSGGKAFCAVDYPLRCIELYAMSQGADDFYKDGWYDYSNETFKDCFMKFASSISKGHIMVSDLYSNTQVMTGEVACGIGSSASILYYNDTITYPDNTNEPMNLKVLPLPQAGNGKNLVTQAGVGLACCKTTTQKAEAASVFVKWLTESDRNLAFVSETGYMPIKKDAFNKIKAYEFKDEGYKSLYEALGHTAENCTAVTEPNFPDYYTKVYDFYGDVRIGQRNPDLYENSEALAEAIWKMFTSVN
- a CDS encoding helix-turn-helix transcriptional regulator yields the protein MRFSRFLSKGKLKMRDSLFVYMMILTVVILVVIAFGMIMLGTFAKPSDTFANTLKLQMEVFEKEITSHHEELAMRAANLSSEASRILSHYLRTNGLDFEDLDDSPEHIADIQRLLLDLLKDEILKSESSGIFIMLDTTVNSNSNKDGHSRSGLYVQRGSQNLSDETLLLFRGDAAIGKEASVMPHRKWQLEFDTRLFPDYEEILKIAPDVPLEAAYNFTDIVTIPGTSENATLLTVPILGTGGNVVGVCGFEISEHAFKMKHAQSTILEHLMCLWLTSRDNISADNAMICGTEDGYFLPPAGNIKISKADDGLLVFETENEIYIGLAGSPEYDTEGKNVLLVMMPKKDFDKAVSTNAVQIVVFLILLSSFAISLCRILSKRFMKPIMEGLEQIRRFEHSQSDSRFLEISDLFGFLSDKDKEYEIAYEELSEEKEKAETELARVQGEIEKLSYSRKNEINPEDYENFAIGIKTLTKSERNIFEMYLAGKTAKEIIEITGIKESTLKFHNGNIYEKLGVSSRKQMLRYAALYTQDNGGKI
- a CDS encoding S-layer homology domain-containing protein, with translation MKKTSKILAVIIAVISITCLMAISASAAISCSSYYVFMNETENYKVGQIANIPASRYTADLASSDYGVQNTYTYSFSDSSMVKVSGEKVTFVKEGTLTLTIKHNQKFERTGKTSSHTDTIKINVSTEPIQTTNIKLDSGAFSGGKEFPAFTVVNVENCYVEEATFYKEMADYYVGDKLPSYRAGTTIDLVRITLKPKEGYFFGWGGTNDGKSYESNVYTIEYKGKKYKPYVVHDQSKSEMEVYVSVTFEEGEIYATTFKDLDAPYHCGPLDKTVTTNSDVELVSVKYTMFNKELTEFKKGDTVGITVRVKSKDPKNTFNANGYAYWMEQKMNSVNTKLISSTEAEYTFTYKVDAIDSQTIKWADFTMPGVFAGEPLPTNAFSATDGIVVKSVTWTPNDAKADANKEYTVKIEFGKKDEFVYADDFAEQGVVSINGERAKFVNETSSGGGVKGKFETKKYYAEATFKPTVVVNAGTTGTTTETVTGTVNGTYVSGTVVSGTTTPEFRIDITYNNKEVTAEKGEKVILDFTHNMDLMLCSNINYQWYKAEGPVYGTGEMVEGGHEKQLEAHTYEVGTDYYYCIMTCKFDDSEYTSDFSESPIVKVTVTESTAKDFKVFPVGETEIVTKDGDFTLKLGVEGQGKQDVTYVWRPCNEDGSFDAEDYKYYVIGETDTLNYYINVNEVNVPHYFLGAASIYGGDGSVIFKVTYVPEYEEDDEEYPEEKFNLVADGKQEIIIYSWEEKVTLKAKVTGTEKLADFQWFRCDKEGKTIGAPLSMGDSVTVGPIPKEDMMTPYYYRCTAMIGNTAKSIIFEVLLAPKGVEEEYVFPFTDVKETDWFYDAVAGANQMGLINGKSATIYAPEDNMTYAEAVKLAVCMNILYNGGNPAEDIKNGTDVWFSTYMTYALDNGIIDEDLTPKADENITRKEYAYIFSKALPAEAFAEKNEIPSGSIPDVKEEKLAQDKAIYTFYRAGILAGVDVKGTFKPSDNIKRSEVAAILIRMMDPSARVSAPKELGK
- a CDS encoding helix-turn-helix transcriptional regulator, with protein sequence MTLADRLNKIISEQKITKREFAARLGVTENYIYILTTNGRSRENANKKISPVLAKLIALEFGYDEKWVLNGEN